In one Geoglobus acetivorans genomic region, the following are encoded:
- a CDS encoding integrase: MKAPGPGFEPEARARQGIINYSEVREEFVEYITQRVTPDTARRYLHYLDTYVGEKKINTPEDITAIFKGVEKGRNWLAKSIRNLLNFYVEAKSMDESVANKFKKACKIERSGVRAIFISDDEVREAYTHTVASRRKEVQIFFELLVYSGIRASHAAEMLKNYDENQLIKIPEKGIARYPIVEFSRGNKRGFFAYLPLAFAEELERIKKLDYKYLVEAIRYNRVSANSIRKWHYNKLIESGIDTSIADFIQGRAPQSVGAMHYLASARQADQAYSKAVEAIKRVIE; this comes from the coding sequence GTGAAAGCGCCCGGGCCGGGATTTGAACCCGAGGCGCGGGCTCGACAGGGCATCATCAACTATTCTGAAGTCAGAGAGGAGTTTGTGGAATACATAACCCAGAGAGTAACTCCTGATACAGCGAGGAGGTATCTCCACTACCTTGATACCTATGTGGGTGAAAAGAAGATCAACACACCCGAGGATATAACCGCTATTTTCAAGGGTGTGGAGAAGGGGAGAAACTGGCTGGCAAAGTCAATCAGAAACCTCCTCAATTTCTACGTTGAAGCAAAATCAATGGATGAATCTGTGGCGAACAAGTTCAAAAAAGCATGCAAGATTGAAAGATCAGGAGTGAGAGCTATTTTCATCAGCGACGATGAGGTCAGGGAAGCATACACCCACACGGTTGCCTCCCGGAGAAAAGAGGTTCAAATCTTCTTTGAACTACTGGTTTACTCAGGGATCAGGGCAAGCCACGCCGCTGAAATGCTCAAAAACTACGATGAAAACCAGCTCATCAAAATACCTGAAAAGGGAATTGCCAGGTACCCCATCGTGGAATTCAGCAGGGGCAATAAAAGAGGGTTCTTTGCGTATTTACCACTCGCTTTTGCGGAGGAGCTGGAGAGAATTAAGAAGCTCGATTACAAGTATCTTGTTGAAGCCATAAGATACAACAGGGTGTCAGCCAACTCAATCAGGAAATGGCATTACAACAAGCTGATCGAATCGGGGATAGACACATCCATCGCCGACTTCATCCAGGGAAGGGCACCACAGAGTGTGGGAGCAATGCACTATTTAGCTTCAGCTCGCCAGGCAGATCAAGCATACTCCAAAGCGGTGGAAGCGATCAAGAGGGTTATCGAATAG
- a CDS encoding helix-turn-helix domain-containing protein — MIELQIRTKLPENCALGVIKAMQNVITKVEGLTDVGESIKGLFQIKGRDISRSLSELPETCDSIVLSKDEAKILIKEHTCMVALPILQSGCILKNVDVSDSTLIWDLICDDEAFKTLMSKLEDYGVEFDILYKGKPSKTGTTYREEEILRFALERGYFDFPKKIRLEEIADHFGIASSTLSEILRRGMKKVLERHFKEGSE; from the coding sequence GTGATTGAGCTCCAGATCAGAACAAAACTTCCCGAAAACTGCGCCCTTGGTGTTATAAAGGCCATGCAAAATGTAATAACAAAGGTGGAGGGTCTGACCGACGTTGGTGAATCAATAAAAGGTCTCTTCCAGATCAAGGGTCGAGACATCAGCAGATCCCTGTCAGAGCTTCCGGAAACCTGCGACAGCATCGTCCTCTCGAAGGATGAGGCAAAAATTCTGATAAAGGAGCATACGTGCATGGTTGCACTGCCAATACTCCAGTCAGGGTGCATCCTCAAAAACGTTGACGTTTCTGACAGCACACTGATCTGGGACCTCATCTGCGATGACGAGGCGTTCAAAACCCTGATGTCAAAACTTGAAGACTACGGTGTGGAGTTCGACATCCTCTACAAGGGGAAGCCATCCAAAACCGGAACCACTTACAGAGAGGAGGAAATCCTGAGGTTCGCTCTGGAAAGGGGCTACTTCGACTTTCCGAAGAAGATCAGACTGGAGGAGATCGCAGACCATTTCGGAATCGCATCTTCAACCCTTTCAGAAATCCTGAGAAGGGGTATGAAAAAAGTCCTCGAAAGACACTTCAAAGAAGGTTCAGAATGA
- a CDS encoding PIN domain-containing protein, which yields MKLVVDSNILFSIVVSGERSKAYEGIRNHSLILYFPEEGLLEFRKHKNKLEEHSEEFELRSFIAFSLVHVIPFEVYRDKISEAYTIAREFDERDTPFIALALKLGIPVWSGDRKMIEYGQNSGKFRAIDTASLKNILAEQG from the coding sequence ATGAAGCTTGTTGTGGACAGCAACATTCTCTTTTCGATTGTAGTGTCTGGAGAAAGGTCAAAGGCCTATGAGGGAATTAGAAATCACAGCCTTATTCTTTATTTTCCTGAAGAAGGTCTCTTGGAATTTAGAAAGCACAAAAACAAGCTTGAGGAACATTCTGAGGAATTCGAACTCAGATCCTTTATTGCGTTTTCTTTGGTTCATGTGATTCCCTTTGAAGTGTACAGGGACAAAATCAGCGAGGCTTACACCATTGCAAGGGAGTTTGATGAGAGGGATACACCATTCATAGCTCTCGCTTTAAAGCTTGGCATTCCTGTATGGTCTGGTGACAGAAAAATGATTGAATATGGACAGAATAGTGGTAAATTCAGGGCAATTGATACTGCATCTCTGAAGAATATTTTGGCGGAACAAGGGTGA
- a CDS encoding DUF3987 domain-containing protein — protein sequence MESPTNHPESYESPKESEVLKNINIADTETHLRTLFEGVEGFIELRAFKDNKAVVKFFDSINPTLQWVKENTEKLRESDVYVGVNPRAVKPERGGGKEEHIRTCHFAVVDKDFKKEITVDNLSDEVKIALAEKGFWKSNKVTIVKQGKKVYEIRKPKFSDFILWLYDRIEPLGLKPSLIIDSGWGYHIYIKLNETTPEVWGEIQGYLADLLGGDRLIDPPRIIRLAGTLNNKFALKNTCRILYSSEEPPINADELLKKLKSIVEGIKEARELSHTDFGLNILDVLKKWGYDPEENLKPSGDELVGAHPVHGSTTGRNFWVDPDNNRWNCFRADCAVDGKPSGGGVLQLIAVLEGLIDCKDARKGTLRGELFKKVLRIAKEKYGARIELPKPVDDFNTLMNDDDPESGESDPFDHLVKLSEKLQESSTTADEAWEYEIPPIELNLPEDNFITKFMRMAERRTDAYKEYHFIGAISILSRIAGRRVYVDFLHERVYPNVWAMTLGDSTISRKSTAMKIAKTVVEFVGIRGFFLPHDFSPESLIQILSQKSTGAIWHPEGGKLLATLKKQYAIDLRDFLCILYDGENYYRTLRKEEFEITDPYVTIWLAMTPAVFKKHSTTLDFESGFLARFIYVNPQYEKEWRPFGLATKEDLEAFEEVCEFLKEIHMRVVDSKEDIRIDFDPEAFEFYQEWQRRWEEEVIRTKNQILATLLGRYYLYAVKLAMLFTLGDKEFEPIITLEYIQEACRVVDEYLLPYAVNLIKELEWDEERNLQEKILGTLKRHGGELTRRDLLRYLHKPLREVSEALEALVHSGEIELVKKDGKIVVKLKHKATKKQVNGNNGTNGNSGDYTTVVIRREPPVTELLGIDGKTYLLKANAMVTLPRVNAEPLIRAGIAEEFSGGGDSK from the coding sequence GTGGAATCACCAACCAACCACCCCGAAAGCTACGAAAGCCCAAAAGAAAGTGAGGTTTTAAAAAATATAAATATTGCGGATACTGAAACACACCTCAGAACCCTTTTCGAAGGGGTTGAAGGGTTCATTGAACTCCGGGCGTTCAAAGACAACAAAGCAGTGGTTAAATTCTTTGATTCCATTAATCCCACCCTCCAGTGGGTGAAAGAGAACACCGAAAAGCTCAGGGAATCCGACGTGTATGTGGGCGTGAATCCGAGAGCAGTAAAGCCGGAAAGAGGAGGGGGCAAGGAGGAGCATATAAGAACCTGCCACTTCGCCGTCGTGGACAAAGATTTCAAGAAGGAAATCACCGTGGACAATCTGAGCGATGAAGTTAAGATCGCTCTCGCAGAAAAGGGATTCTGGAAATCGAATAAAGTTACGATTGTAAAGCAGGGAAAAAAGGTTTATGAAATCCGGAAGCCCAAATTTTCAGATTTCATCCTGTGGCTGTATGATCGCATTGAACCACTCGGTTTGAAACCTTCTTTAATCATAGATTCTGGCTGGGGATACCACATATATATCAAGCTAAATGAAACCACGCCGGAAGTATGGGGTGAAATCCAGGGATATCTCGCTGATCTCCTCGGTGGCGATCGCTTAATCGATCCACCGAGAATTATAAGACTTGCTGGAACTCTGAACAATAAATTTGCTTTGAAAAATACTTGTAGAATTCTATACAGCTCAGAGGAACCACCGATAAATGCGGATGAACTTCTCAAAAAACTCAAATCAATAGTAGAAGGTATTAAGGAAGCCAGAGAGCTTTCCCATACTGACTTCGGGCTTAACATCTTAGACGTTCTAAAGAAATGGGGATATGATCCCGAAGAGAACCTTAAACCATCTGGCGATGAACTTGTAGGCGCTCACCCTGTCCATGGAAGCACCACAGGACGGAATTTCTGGGTTGATCCCGACAACAACAGGTGGAACTGTTTTAGAGCGGATTGCGCAGTGGATGGAAAGCCATCAGGCGGTGGCGTTCTACAATTGATCGCCGTTCTCGAGGGCTTGATAGACTGCAAAGACGCCAGAAAAGGGACTCTACGTGGTGAACTGTTTAAGAAGGTTCTGAGAATCGCGAAGGAAAAATATGGAGCAAGGATAGAGCTTCCAAAACCCGTTGATGACTTTAACACACTCATGAATGATGACGATCCCGAAAGTGGCGAAAGTGACCCCTTCGATCACCTCGTTAAACTTAGCGAGAAACTTCAAGAATCGTCCACGACCGCTGACGAAGCTTGGGAGTATGAAATACCACCCATTGAGCTCAATTTACCAGAAGACAACTTTATAACGAAGTTTATGAGAATGGCTGAACGGAGAACTGACGCTTATAAAGAATATCACTTCATAGGGGCAATTTCGATTCTCTCACGGATTGCGGGGAGGAGAGTTTACGTTGACTTCCTCCATGAGCGCGTTTACCCCAACGTATGGGCGATGACCCTCGGCGATTCCACAATCTCCAGGAAGTCCACCGCCATGAAAATCGCAAAAACCGTGGTTGAATTTGTGGGGATCAGGGGGTTTTTCCTGCCGCACGACTTCTCTCCGGAGTCTCTGATTCAGATTCTCTCCCAGAAAAGTACGGGAGCGATCTGGCACCCCGAGGGTGGAAAATTACTCGCCACGCTCAAAAAACAGTATGCAATCGACCTCAGGGATTTTCTCTGCATTCTTTACGATGGAGAGAACTATTACAGGACGCTGAGAAAAGAGGAGTTCGAGATCACTGATCCCTACGTGACTATCTGGCTTGCCATGACCCCTGCGGTCTTCAAAAAGCATTCCACCACTCTGGACTTTGAGTCGGGCTTTCTCGCGAGGTTCATTTACGTGAACCCTCAGTATGAAAAGGAGTGGCGCCCATTCGGACTGGCGACTAAGGAAGACCTTGAAGCGTTCGAGGAGGTTTGCGAATTCCTCAAAGAAATCCACATGAGAGTGGTTGATTCCAAAGAAGACATAAGGATTGACTTTGACCCTGAAGCTTTCGAGTTTTATCAGGAATGGCAGAGAAGATGGGAGGAGGAAGTTATCCGGACAAAGAACCAGATTCTCGCCACACTGCTGGGGAGGTACTACCTCTACGCTGTGAAGTTGGCGATGCTTTTCACCCTGGGGGACAAAGAGTTCGAACCCATCATCACGCTCGAATACATCCAGGAAGCTTGCAGAGTGGTGGATGAGTACCTATTGCCATATGCGGTGAACCTGATTAAGGAGCTGGAGTGGGACGAGGAACGCAATTTGCAGGAAAAGATTTTGGGAACATTGAAACGCCACGGTGGTGAGTTAACCCGGAGGGATCTTCTCAGGTACCTGCATAAGCCCTTAAGAGAAGTCAGTGAAGCCCTCGAAGCTCTCGTCCATTCCGGTGAAATAGAGTTGGTCAAAAAAGACGGAAAAATCGTCGTTAAGCTGAAGCACAAAGCCACAAAGAAGCAAGTGAATGGTAACAACGGTACCAATGGCAATTCTGGAGATTACACCACCGTGGTAATCAGGAGAGAACCTCCAGTTACTGAGCTTTTAGGGATTGATGGGAAAACCTACCTTTTGAAAGCCAATGCAATGGTGACATTGCCACGGGTGAACGCTGAACCCCTGATAAGGGCGGGCATTGCTGAGGAGTTTTCAGGAGGGGGTGATTCCAAGTGA
- a CDS encoding MarR family transcriptional regulator has protein sequence MIVLSKFSIQQEILRSPGVRFNELMERTELSHQSVSRALKQLEQRGLIYHVEDEEDRRKKRYFVREDNLIVISIDEVVERVREELSKAGEDLTPEEEGRLREFLLKVVRPAIVEKLKHDGFEDTDPRFFVEILLHGVVALAELTKPMKGVSKKRMKKVVTALKPQFYELVGADVGVLIEGLSILGDGFIRKMAKMESFQKSIINQFMRAFRFLSDERVIREMLGN, from the coding sequence GTGATTGTATTGAGTAAATTCAGCATACAGCAGGAAATCCTAAGAAGCCCAGGTGTGAGATTCAACGAACTAATGGAAAGAACTGAATTGTCGCATCAGAGTGTATCAAGAGCGTTAAAACAGCTTGAACAGAGAGGTTTGATTTACCACGTGGAGGATGAGGAAGATCGCAGAAAAAAGAGATATTTCGTGAGAGAAGATAATTTGATCGTTATCTCTATTGATGAAGTTGTCGAGAGAGTCAGAGAGGAATTAAGCAAAGCAGGGGAAGACCTCACACCTGAGGAGGAAGGGCGGTTAAGGGAGTTTCTACTCAAGGTTGTCCGACCTGCGATTGTCGAGAAGCTAAAACATGATGGTTTCGAAGACACCGACCCACGATTTTTTGTCGAAATTCTCCTCCACGGTGTGGTGGCTCTCGCTGAATTAACAAAACCAATGAAAGGTGTTTCGAAAAAGAGAATGAAAAAAGTTGTTACAGCGTTGAAGCCACAGTTTTATGAGTTGGTGGGGGCTGACGTGGGTGTTTTGATAGAGGGACTGTCTATATTGGGTGATGGGTTTATTAGGAAAATGGCGAAGATGGAAAGTTTCCAGAAATCGATAATAAACCAGTTTATGCGAGCGTTTAGGTTCCTGAGTGATGAGAGAGTTATCAGAGAAATGTTAGGGAATTAA
- a CDS encoding ATP-binding cassette domain-containing protein yields MNAVECRDIWMVYRNFMEEPFTALKGISLEIAEGEVYCILGPNGAGKTTLISILSTILIPTRGEVRILGMDALRQTKDVRRRINISSGTRLPWGMRVYEILRFYALAYGISDKNVVDRALAEFELEKYRDLRFDELSAGNRQKLNLARAFINDPEVVFLDEPTANLDPDIARKVREMVLGIKEERNVTLILTTHNMGEAEMLADRIAFIKNGEIVAEGTSDELKRFVRSRDRIIVEVEDPEIGEISLNRPYEIDGNRIVFYSESAEKELAEIVFGLKRAGFEIKSVKTEEVTLEDVFIELAK; encoded by the coding sequence GTGAACGCTGTAGAATGCAGAGATATCTGGATGGTCTACAGGAACTTCATGGAGGAGCCGTTTACTGCTCTGAAGGGAATATCGCTTGAAATTGCCGAGGGGGAGGTTTACTGCATCCTCGGACCCAACGGGGCTGGAAAGACGACTCTCATCTCCATCCTCTCGACCATTCTGATCCCCACAAGAGGGGAGGTCCGGATTCTTGGTATGGATGCCCTCCGGCAGACGAAGGACGTGAGGAGGAGGATCAACATATCGAGCGGAACAAGGCTGCCCTGGGGGATGAGGGTTTATGAGATCCTCAGATTTTACGCTCTCGCCTACGGCATCTCTGACAAGAACGTTGTTGACAGGGCGCTGGCAGAATTTGAGCTTGAGAAATACAGGGATTTGAGGTTCGACGAGCTCTCGGCTGGTAACAGACAGAAGCTGAATCTGGCGAGGGCGTTCATAAACGATCCTGAAGTGGTTTTTCTTGACGAACCAACCGCAAATCTCGATCCGGACATAGCGAGGAAGGTGAGAGAGATGGTACTCGGGATAAAGGAGGAGAGAAACGTTACGCTCATCCTCACGACCCACAACATGGGTGAAGCTGAAATGCTTGCAGACAGAATAGCCTTTATCAAGAATGGTGAAATTGTTGCTGAAGGAACGTCAGATGAGCTGAAGAGGTTCGTGAGGTCGAGAGACAGGATAATTGTTGAGGTTGAAGACCCGGAGATTGGAGAAATTTCACTGAACCGGCCCTACGAAATTGATGGCAACAGGATTGTTTTCTACTCGGAAAGTGCGGAAAAAGAGCTGGCAGAAATCGTCTTTGGGCTTAAACGTGCGGGGTTTGAGATAAAAAGTGTTAAAACGGAGGAGGTTACGCTTGAGGACGTCTTCATCGAGCTTGCGAAGTAG
- a CDS encoding ribbon-helix-helix protein, CopG family has product MTMVTVCLTFSMSPKYREKIRWGAEKLGISESELVRRAIDSYIASLGFFEKINSDAR; this is encoded by the coding sequence ATGACAATGGTGACGGTGTGTTTGACTTTCAGCATGTCCCCCAAGTATCGGGAGAAGATTAGATGGGGTGCGGAGAAGTTAGGAATCTCAGAGAGTGAACTTGTGAGAAGGGCAATTGACAGCTACATTGCCAGCCTGGGGTTTTTTGAAAAAATTAATAGCGATGCGAGGTGA